The following proteins come from a genomic window of Malus domestica chromosome 02, GDT2T_hap1:
- the LOC103408245 gene encoding glycine-rich cell wall structural protein 2-like produces MASTRVIGAALLVLLLVELSFAARSPKAIRGTGGGGGGGGGAGGGSSTSGSGFGHGLGHGYGSGSRYGTEGGGGGGEGGGGGGGYGEKGGYGSGYGSGSGSGYGSGGGKGRGGGGGGGGGGGGGGGGSSGGSGSGYGSGYGSGSGYGSGGGKGGGGGGGEGGGGGGGGGHGGGSGSGYGSGYGSGYGKGGGGSP; encoded by the coding sequence ATGGCCAGCACTAGGGTCATTGGTGCTGCGCTCTTGGTTTTGCTCCTTGTGGAGCTCTCCTTTGCTGCTAGATCACCAAAGGCCATTAGGGGTACcggtggtggcggtggcggcGGCGGAGGTGCTGGAGGGGGCAGTTCAACTTCTGGGTCGGGGTTTGGGCATGGTTTGGGACATGGGTATGGGAGTGGTTCAAGGTATGGTACTGAAGGCGGAGGCGGTGGAGGTGAAGGAGGGGGCGGTGGCGGTGGATATGGTGAAAAGGGTGGTTATGGGTCTGGATATGGGTCCGGTAGTGGCTCTGGTTATGGGTCTGGTGGTGGCAAAGGaagaggtggaggtggaggtggaggtgggggaggtggcggtggtggtggaggcTCAAGTGGAGGAAGTGGGTCAGGTTATGGATCCGGTTATGGAAGTGGAAGTGGCTACGGTAGTGGAGGTGGTAAAGGTGGCGGTGGTGGCGGTGGCGAAGgaggtggcggtggtggtggaggcGGCCATGGTGGTGGTAGTGGCTCTGGTTACGGGTCAGGTTATGGGTCCGGATATGGTAAAGGAGGTGGGGGTTCACCATGA
- the LOC139191675 gene encoding uncharacterized protein — translation MTNLSRSPFTDEIEQEEPPREFSMPHFTSFKEDEDLERHLKHYQSAMILYRNNDALMCKIFATTLQEYSSYRSIKKKSDYLFDVKKNPNESLRDYVRRFKADKARIVGCSDSIASAAFQKGLPVDHPLFGKSIMKEDLTLADSFTLAEKHALWDEACQCTFKDLKKYSTSPP, via the exons atgaccaacctaagcaggtcacccttcacggacgagattgAGCAGgaagagcctccacgcgagttcagcatgccacatttcacatctttcaaagaggATGAAGACCTGGAAAGACACTTAAAGCATTACCAaagtgcaatgatcctttatcgaaacaacgatgctctcatgtgcaagatattcgccaccactctacaag aatattcatcctatcgctcgatcaaaaagaagtccgacTATTTGtttgacgtcaagaagaacccaaatgagtcacTTCGTGACTATGTGAGGAGATTTAAAGCAGATAAGGCAAGGATAGTCGGATGCAGCGACTCAATAGCtagtgcagccttccaaaaaggccTTCCAGTAGACCACCCACTATTCGGAAAAtcgatcatgaaagaagatctaactctggcagactcttttactttggcagagaaacatgcactttgggacgaggcttgccaatgcacattcaaggacttgaagaagtactcgacatcacctccctaa